AGGCGAGGCGGTGTACTCCATCCAATACCTCCTCGAACACCACGGCTACAACCTCCAGTACCACGACGGAATTTATGGCTCGGAAGTCACGAGCACCATCGAAAGCTTCCAGTCGTCGCAGGGACTCGCGGTTGACGGTGTCGTCGGGCCGAACACGTGGAGCGCGCTCATCGCCACGGTTCAGAGCGGAAGCGCCTACTGGCCGACCTACGCCGTGCAGCATCACCTGAACAACGACGAAGGCTACAACATCGCCGTGGACGGCGTCTACGGGTCGGAAACCGAGGGGGCCATCGAGAGCTTCCAATCCAGCGCGGGAATCGCCGTTGACGGCATCGTCGGGCCGAACACGTGGCAGGCGCTCGTGGACACCGGCAACTAAGCAAAACTGGCGGTCGTCCGGGTAAAATTCTTTTTCGGACGGGATTTAGGGCAGTTCGACGTCGATGCCCGCCTGCTGACCGGCGGCTTTGACCGTGTTGTAGAGCAACATCGCACGGGTCATCGGGCCGACGCCGCCCGGAACCGGCGTAATCGCGCCCACCTTCTCTTTCGCGCTGTCGAAATCCACGTCGCCGACGAGTTCGTACCCCTTCTCTGTCTCTGCATCGACCCTGTTCACGCCCACGTCGATGACGGTCACGCCGTCAGAAAGCATCGACCCGTCGATGAGTTCCGGGACGCCACAGGCCGCGACGACTACGTCCGCATTCCGCGTTTTTACGGCCAAATCGTCGGTGCGGGAGTGACAGACCGTCACCGTCGCGTTGCCGCCGTCGGCCTTCTGAATGAGTAGATTGGCGAGCGGTTTGCCGACGATGTTCGACCGACCGACGATGACGACGTCCTCACCCTCGGTGTCAATCCCCGCCGATTCGAGGAGTTTCTGGACGCCGTGGGGCGTACAGGGTTTGAATCGCGGATGTCCCGCGACCAGCATGCCGACGTTTTCGGGGTGGAAGCCGTCCACGTCCTTGGCCGGGTCGATTGACCGAATGACCTGCCGGGAATCGACGTGGTCGGGGACGGGCATCTGGACAAGCATCCCGTGAACTTCGGGGTCGTCGTTCAACTCTTCGATGGTGTCGTACAGTTCTTCGGCCGGCGCGTCGGGGTCGATTTCGACGTGAATGCCGTTGATGCCGACCTCCTCGCAGTCGCGCTGTTTCATCGAAACGTAGGTTTCGCTTGCGGGGTCGTCGCTCATGAGAACCGTCGCAAGTCCGGGTGTAACTCCTTCGTCTTTCAGCGCGTCGATACTCGCGCCGAGGTCGCCTCGAATCTGTTCGGCAACTAAATTCCCGTCGATGATGTCCGTCATTGGCAAATCATCCGGTACGAAGCTCCTTCAACATTCGGGTTCGTGCGTATTTTTGGTCTCAAAGACCACAATATATACACAATCCTGTTTATTGATGTGGACGAAAAACGTTTGTCACTGTCGTAACTACTGACTTCTCACCGATGCGACTGAATCCTGTCCACCTGCTCGCGGGGATGGAACTGATTCGTGGATTCGGTCTGGATTCGTATCCATCCCGGATAGATGGCAACAGTCACGTCCGCAAGCGATTTTCCGTCCGTGAAAACGATGTCCGCGCTTTTGAACCCGGCTAACTGTTCTGACATGCATGAGACTCACCGTGTGCGTAGTTAAGTCGAATGCATAGAAAATAGGCGAATCTGCGGATTTCGGATTACTCGTACAGCGGGTTCGCGTCGCAGAGCGCCTGCACTTCTTCCGCGACTTCTGCCTTGACGTCCTTGTCATCTATATTGTTTACTACGCGCGCGATGAGGTCACCGACGCGTTCGATATCCTCAGCGTCGAATCCGCGAGTTGTGAGCGCGGGCGTTCCCGCGCGGATGCCGCTTGCAACGAAGGGGGAACGCGTCTCACCCGGAACGGTGTTCGCGTTCAGGACGATTCCGACTTCTTCGAGCGCCTCTTCGGCGTCTTTTCCGGTTACGTCCTCGTGGGATTCGCGCAAGTCAACGAGCACGAGGTGTGTGTCGGTGCCGCCCGAGACGAGGCCGAAGCCGTGATCTTGGAGCGTTTCGCCGAGGACTTCCGCGTTCTCGACGGTTCGTGCGGCGTACTCTGCGAACTCGGGTTCGAGGGCTTCTTTGAATCCGACCGCTTTGCCAGCGACGTTGTGCATGAGTGGGCCGCCCTGCATACCGGGGATGACCGCCGAATCGACGGCGTCGGCGTACTCCTCGTTGCACATGATGATGCCGCCGCGTCCCGAACGAATCGTCTTGTGCGTCGAACCCGTTACGAAGTCCGCGACGCCGACCGGCGAGGGATGTTCGCCCGCCGCGACGAGGCCGGTGATGTGGGCGATGTCCGCGAGGTGGTACGCGCCGACTTCGTCCGCGGCCTCCTGAATCCGTCCCCATTCGACTTCGCGGGGGTAAGCCGAGTAGCCCGAAACGATGATGTCGGGTTCGAACTCGACGGCGTGGTCGTACAGCGCGTCGTAGTCGAGATACCCCGTCTCGGCATCGACTTTGTACTGTTCGACCTCGTACAGTTTTCCGGCGAAGTTGACGTGGTGGCCGTGGCTCAGATGACCACCGTGGGTCAGGTCGAGCGAGAGGATTTTGTCGCCGGGGTCGAGAACGGCGAGATAGACGCCCATGTTCGCCTGCGACCCGCTGTGCGGTTGGACGTTGACGTGTTCTGCACCCCAGAGTTCTTTCGCGCGTTCGATTGCGAGCGATTCGACGGTGTCGATGTGTTCACAACCGCCGTAATATCGTTCGCCGGGATACCCTTCCGCGTACTTGTTCGTCAAGGTGCTTCCCTGTGCTTCCAGCACTGCTTTGCTAACGAAATTCTCGCTGGCAATCATTTCCAGCGTGTCGCGCTCGCGTTCGACTTCCGCTTCGAGAGCGTCCGCGACTGCCGGGTCGACCGCCCGAACGTGGTCGTACTCCATGTGCAATCCCGCGACACCACGGCGTATAAATTTACCTTTCGCTGAGTAGGGGACGAATCCCCGACAGAAATATAAACTAACAGTGAGATAACGCTTCTATTACCGGTATGATTGAGTGGGAGGAAACGGATACCGGCCTTCGGGCGTTCGATCGGACGAAAACGGAGATTTCGGTAGGTGCGCCCGACTGGCAGAGTGGCGGGGAGGGATGGGACATCGATAGACCAATCGACGAAACCGTCTCCGGATACGCCTCAGAACTCCGGTTTCCGCCGAATATAGCGACGATTACCGATGTTGAATCGGGCGAGCGACATCATCACGGAAGCGATACCGAGATTCTCAATCTTCCCGACGGAGAATATTTAGCGAACATCCACGGAAACGTAAAGACGTATCTCCGATTTTCCGGGCCAACCACGATTCAGAAAACGTGTGATTTCGATGCGTTAATTGTCTCTTTCCACGACAGGATTCCAGTAACGCTCGGGTTTCGGAGCCATCATGAAATCCCAGTCGATACGATAACGATTCCCCCGACGACGGAGGGGTTGGCGACGGCAATTTCGTACGCTTCCTCGTCACACAAAGTAACTGGGCCAAACCGTTCATTCCCGACGCTTCGAGGACATCCACCGCGGTTCGAACTAGGTAATGAA
The window above is part of the Haladaptatus cibarius D43 genome. Proteins encoded here:
- a CDS encoding bifunctional methylenetetrahydrofolate dehydrogenase/methenyltetrahydrofolate cyclohydrolase, whose translation is MTDIIDGNLVAEQIRGDLGASIDALKDEGVTPGLATVLMSDDPASETYVSMKQRDCEEVGINGIHVEIDPDAPAEELYDTIEELNDDPEVHGMLVQMPVPDHVDSRQVIRSIDPAKDVDGFHPENVGMLVAGHPRFKPCTPHGVQKLLESAGIDTEGEDVVIVGRSNIVGKPLANLLIQKADGGNATVTVCHSRTDDLAVKTRNADVVVAACGVPELIDGSMLSDGVTVIDVGVNRVDAETEKGYELVGDVDFDSAKEKVGAITPVPGGVGPMTRAMLLYNTVKAAGQQAGIDVELP
- the glyA gene encoding serine hydroxymethyltransferase gives rise to the protein MEYDHVRAVDPAVADALEAEVERERDTLEMIASENFVSKAVLEAQGSTLTNKYAEGYPGERYYGGCEHIDTVESLAIERAKELWGAEHVNVQPHSGSQANMGVYLAVLDPGDKILSLDLTHGGHLSHGHHVNFAGKLYEVEQYKVDAETGYLDYDALYDHAVEFEPDIIVSGYSAYPREVEWGRIQEAADEVGAYHLADIAHITGLVAAGEHPSPVGVADFVTGSTHKTIRSGRGGIIMCNEEYADAVDSAVIPGMQGGPLMHNVAGKAVGFKEALEPEFAEYAARTVENAEVLGETLQDHGFGLVSGGTDTHLVLVDLRESHEDVTGKDAEEALEEVGIVLNANTVPGETRSPFVASGIRAGTPALTTRGFDAEDIERVGDLIARVVNNIDDKDVKAEVAEEVQALCDANPLYE